A window of the Nocardia sp. NBC_01329 genome harbors these coding sequences:
- a CDS encoding ArsA family ATPase: protein MSTRPAGPRPLDISAILGDPEARVVVCCGSGGVGKTTTAAAIALRAAEQGRKVVVLTIDPARRLAQSLGVADLDNSPQRVELGPEAEGELHAMMLNMRRTFDEMVLEHTAPDKAEQIFANPFYQAVASSFGGTQEYMAMEKLGQLVGHREWDLIVVDTPPSRNALDFLDAPKRLGNFLDGRMIRVIMAPGRGVGRFVTGAMSLAVRGVSTIVGGQMLKDASNFLQSLESLFGGFQERANRTFAMLAEPGTHFLVVAAPEPDALREASFFVDRLSTEKMPLAGLVLNRTHPVLCSLPSDHALTAADRLDDSDPLSAGVLRVHGQRVSTARREQHLLHRFTGAHPRVPIVSVTSLPFDVTDLVALRAVGAQLAGTQTAADT from the coding sequence ATGAGCACCCGACCGGCCGGTCCGAGACCCCTCGATATCTCCGCCATTCTCGGTGACCCCGAGGCCCGCGTGGTGGTGTGCTGCGGTTCCGGTGGCGTCGGGAAGACCACGACGGCGGCGGCGATCGCGTTGCGCGCGGCCGAGCAGGGCCGCAAGGTCGTTGTGCTCACGATCGATCCGGCCCGCCGGCTGGCCCAGTCGCTCGGGGTCGCGGATCTGGACAACAGTCCGCAACGAGTCGAGCTCGGGCCCGAAGCCGAAGGCGAGCTGCACGCCATGATGCTGAACATGCGCCGCACCTTCGACGAGATGGTGCTGGAGCACACCGCTCCGGACAAGGCCGAGCAGATCTTCGCCAACCCCTTCTATCAGGCGGTGGCCTCGTCGTTCGGCGGCACGCAGGAATATATGGCGATGGAGAAGCTCGGTCAGCTCGTGGGCCACCGGGAATGGGATCTGATCGTCGTGGACACCCCGCCCTCACGCAACGCGCTGGATTTCCTGGACGCCCCCAAACGGCTGGGCAACTTCTTGGACGGCCGCATGATCCGGGTCATCATGGCGCCCGGGCGCGGGGTCGGACGGTTCGTCACCGGCGCGATGAGCCTGGCGGTACGCGGGGTCTCGACGATCGTGGGCGGCCAGATGCTCAAAGACGCCTCGAATTTCCTGCAGTCGCTCGAATCGCTCTTCGGTGGCTTCCAGGAGCGCGCCAACCGCACATTCGCCATGCTCGCCGAACCCGGCACCCATTTCCTCGTGGTCGCCGCACCGGAGCCCGACGCGCTGCGTGAGGCGTCGTTCTTCGTGGACCGGTTGTCGACCGAGAAGATGCCGCTGGCCGGCCTGGTGCTCAACCGGACGCATCCGGTCCTGTGCTCACTGCCCTCGGATCACGCGCTCACGGCCGCCGACCGCCTCGATGATTCGGATCCGCTATCGGCGGGAGTGTTGCGCGTGCACGGTCAGCGGGTCTCGACGGCGCGGCGCGAACAGCATCTGTTGCACCGGTTCACGGGTGCGCACCCGCGGGTGCCGATCGTATCGGTGACGTCCCTGCCGTTCGACGTCACCGATCTGGTCGCCTTGCGCGCGGTCGGGGCGCAATTGGCCGGTACGCAGACCGCCGCGGACACCTGA
- a CDS encoding WhiB family transcriptional regulator has protein sequence MHMTTPVARLDVEEAEARIAWVAQARCKEVDPDQLFVRGAAQRKAATICRHCPVLMECGADALDNRVEFGVWGGMTERQRRALLKQHPEVTSWSDFFHAQRHHQVAM, from the coding sequence ATGCACATGACAACCCCCGTCGCTCGATTGGACGTAGAGGAAGCCGAAGCGAGGATCGCCTGGGTGGCTCAGGCTCGATGCAAGGAAGTGGACCCCGATCAACTGTTCGTCCGCGGCGCCGCTCAGCGCAAGGCGGCGACGATCTGCCGGCACTGCCCGGTCCTGATGGAGTGCGGGGCGGACGCCCTGGACAACAGGGTCGAGTTCGGGGTGTGGGGCGGGATGACCGAACGCCAGCGGCGGGCGCTGCTCAAGCAGCATCCCGAGGTGACCTCCTGGTCGGACTTCTTCCACGCCCAGCGTCATCACCAGGTGGCTATGTAA
- a CDS encoding penicillin-binding protein — translation MPITRALLKLAGSCVLASVLVAGLLFPVAGGFGFVSNRAADAVDNVSAELVEGTVPAVSTMVDAAGNPIAWLYEQRRFEVPSDQISNDMKLAIVSIEDKRFADHHGVDWQGTIRAFLTNTSSGEVQQGASTLDQQYVKNFNLLVVAKTDAERRAAIETTPARKIREIRMALTLDKELTKDEVLTRYLNLVPFGNSSYGIQDAAQTYFGIDAKDLNIAQAAMLAGMVQSSSKLNPYTNPEGVTDRRNTVLDTLMQNIPSRAAEFHAAKSQPLGVLPEPKGLPRGCIAAADRGFFCDYALSYLANAGLSKEQIEKGGYLIRTTLDPAVQDSVKRSVNANADPHLENIASLMSLIGPGKDKHPLLAMASSRTYGLNRDAHETLLGQPYTMVGDGAGSIFKLFTTAAAMEKGMGTNAQLDVPSRFDARGMGNGGAPGCPPATYCVENAGNYRSPMSVTEALATSPNTAFVKLIQAVGVTPTVDMAVRLGLRSYTDPGTSGHDDNQSLADMIKGQNLGSFTLGPLAVNPLELSNVAATLASGGTWCPPSPIAEVIDRYGKPVPLTEQACEQVVEPGLANTLANAMGKDSAGGGTASAAAGTTGWNLPVSAKTGTTESHRSSAFLGFTNSLAGSVYVYGDSPTPGEICSFPLRNCPASDANGLFGGNEPARTWFGAVKNVVSNFPPPTLPPVDEKYVRGAENAQVPDVVGMTAGEATGALTGAGFKVTSVTSPGSAPKGTVTGSTPNGSAIPGSQVTIYISDGTVREPPPPGRPAAPAPGVPGLPLPPFLPPIPIPIPIPR, via the coding sequence GTGCCGATCACACGTGCGCTCCTCAAGCTGGCGGGCAGCTGTGTACTCGCCTCCGTGCTCGTAGCCGGATTGTTGTTCCCGGTCGCCGGAGGTTTCGGATTCGTCTCGAACCGCGCCGCCGACGCAGTCGACAACGTGTCCGCGGAACTGGTCGAGGGAACCGTCCCCGCCGTCTCCACCATGGTGGACGCGGCCGGTAATCCCATCGCCTGGCTGTACGAGCAGCGCCGGTTCGAAGTACCCAGCGACCAGATCTCCAACGATATGAAGCTGGCCATCGTCTCCATCGAGGACAAGCGCTTCGCCGACCACCACGGTGTCGACTGGCAAGGCACCATTCGTGCCTTCCTGACCAACACCAGCAGCGGCGAGGTCCAGCAAGGCGCCTCGACGCTGGACCAGCAGTACGTGAAGAACTTCAACCTCCTCGTCGTCGCCAAAACCGACGCCGAACGCCGGGCCGCCATCGAGACCACCCCGGCGCGCAAGATCCGCGAGATCCGGATGGCGCTGACCCTGGACAAGGAACTCACCAAGGACGAGGTCCTCACCCGCTATCTGAACCTGGTCCCGTTCGGCAATTCCTCCTACGGCATCCAGGACGCCGCCCAGACCTACTTCGGAATCGACGCCAAGGACCTGAACATCGCCCAGGCGGCGATGCTGGCCGGAATGGTGCAGTCCAGCTCCAAGCTGAACCCGTACACGAACCCCGAGGGTGTCACCGATCGCCGCAATACCGTGCTGGACACCCTGATGCAGAATATTCCCAGCCGCGCCGCGGAGTTCCACGCCGCGAAATCGCAGCCGCTGGGCGTGCTCCCGGAACCGAAGGGTCTGCCCCGCGGCTGTATCGCCGCCGCCGACCGCGGTTTCTTCTGCGATTACGCCCTGTCGTACCTGGCCAACGCCGGGCTCAGCAAAGAACAGATCGAAAAGGGCGGCTACCTGATCCGAACCACCCTGGACCCCGCGGTCCAGGATTCGGTGAAACGTTCGGTCAACGCGAACGCCGACCCCCATCTGGAGAACATCGCCTCGCTCATGTCGCTGATCGGCCCGGGCAAGGACAAACATCCACTGCTCGCGATGGCGAGCAGTCGTACCTACGGCTTGAACCGCGACGCGCACGAAACCCTGCTCGGCCAGCCGTACACGATGGTCGGTGACGGCGCGGGCTCGATCTTCAAGCTGTTCACCACCGCGGCCGCGATGGAAAAGGGTATGGGCACCAACGCGCAGCTGGACGTGCCGTCCCGGTTCGATGCCCGGGGTATGGGTAACGGCGGCGCCCCCGGCTGCCCGCCTGCCACCTACTGCGTCGAGAACGCCGGCAACTACCGGTCGCCCATGTCGGTCACCGAGGCGCTGGCCACCTCGCCGAACACGGCCTTCGTGAAACTGATCCAGGCCGTCGGCGTGACACCGACCGTGGATATGGCCGTCCGGCTGGGCCTACGCTCCTACACCGATCCCGGCACCTCCGGACACGACGACAACCAGAGCCTCGCCGATATGATCAAGGGCCAGAATCTCGGCTCGTTCACCCTCGGCCCGCTCGCGGTCAATCCACTGGAACTATCGAATGTGGCCGCGACCCTCGCCTCCGGCGGGACCTGGTGCCCGCCCTCGCCGATCGCGGAAGTGATCGACCGCTACGGCAAGCCGGTTCCGCTCACCGAGCAGGCATGCGAGCAGGTCGTCGAACCGGGTCTGGCCAACACCCTGGCCAATGCGATGGGCAAGGACTCCGCCGGCGGCGGTACCGCCTCGGCGGCCGCCGGGACGACCGGATGGAACCTTCCGGTGTCGGCCAAGACGGGGACCACCGAAAGCCACCGGTCCTCGGCCTTCCTGGGGTTCACCAATTCGCTCGCGGGCTCGGTCTACGTCTACGGCGACAGCCCGACCCCTGGTGAGATCTGCTCCTTCCCGCTGCGCAACTGCCCGGCGAGCGACGCCAACGGCCTGTTCGGTGGTAACGAGCCCGCCCGGACCTGGTTCGGTGCCGTCAAGAATGTCGTTTCGAACTTCCCGCCGCCGACTCTGCCGCCGGTCGACGAGAAATACGTCCGGGGCGCGGAGAACGCGCAGGTACCCGATGTCGTCGGGATGACGGCGGGCGAGGCGACCGGAGCGCTCACCGGCGCGGGCTTCAAGGTCACCTCGGTGACCTCGCCCGGTTCGGCTCCCAAGGGCACGGTCACCGGGTCCACGCCGAACGGGTCGGCGATTCCCGGCTCGCAGGTGACGATCTACATCAGCGACGGCACGGTCCGCGAGCCACCGCCGCCGGGCCGGCCGGCAGCGCCCGCCCCGGGCGTACCGGGGTTGCCGCTGCCGCCGTTCCTCCCGCCGATCCCGATCCCGATACCCATCCCGCGGTAA
- a CDS encoding GatB/YqeY domain-containing protein: MSELKTRLRADMTAAMKAKDSLRLNTLRMMLAAIQTAEVAGKEARELSDAEVVAVLTKESKKRNESAEIYTQAGRGELAANEHAEGRIIDEYLPTQLTEAEVADLADTAIAAVAEEIGERPGIRQMGQVMKIASGLAAGKADGSRISAAVKARL; encoded by the coding sequence ATGTCGGAACTGAAAACGAGGCTGCGCGCCGATATGACCGCCGCGATGAAGGCGAAGGATTCGCTGCGTCTGAACACCCTGCGGATGATGCTGGCCGCGATCCAGACGGCCGAGGTGGCCGGGAAGGAAGCCCGCGAACTGTCCGACGCCGAGGTCGTGGCGGTACTGACCAAGGAATCGAAGAAACGGAACGAGTCCGCCGAGATCTACACCCAGGCCGGCCGCGGTGAACTGGCTGCCAACGAGCATGCCGAGGGCCGGATCATCGACGAGTACCTGCCCACACAGTTGACCGAGGCCGAGGTCGCCGACCTGGCCGATACCGCGATCGCTGCGGTCGCGGAGGAAATCGGCGAACGGCCGGGGATCCGGCAGATGGGCCAGGTCATGAAGATCGCGTCCGGGCTCGCCGCGGGCAAGGCCGACGGTTCGCGGATCTCGGCGGCGGTGAAGGCGCGGCTGTAG
- a CDS encoding metallophosphoesterase, translating to MPVISTSVLRRTAFGAAGAAAAGVGYASLIERNAFVLREATMPVLRPGSSPLRVLHISDLHMTPGQKLKQQWLRELDRLEPDLVINTGDNLSHQRAVPAVVQSLGGLLSRPGLFVFGSNDYFAPVPKNPLKYFDKNHKRVHGAPLPWKDLRAAFSERGWLDLTHTRRDIEVGGIRIASAGVDDPHLQRDRYDTVAGAPNPLADLRIGLTHSPEPRVLDRFADDGYDLVLAGHTHGGQLCLPGYGALVTNCDIDRSRVKGPSKWGAHTRLHVSAGIGTSPWAPYRFCCRPEATLLTLVAVPPEQPVTNSGRGLSTSQAVAR from the coding sequence ATGCCCGTGATCTCGACGTCGGTCCTTCGCCGAACCGCATTCGGCGCCGCCGGAGCCGCGGCGGCCGGAGTCGGCTATGCCTCACTGATCGAACGCAATGCCTTCGTACTCCGCGAGGCGACGATGCCGGTGCTGCGGCCGGGCTCGTCCCCGCTGCGGGTATTGCACATCAGCGATCTGCACATGACCCCTGGGCAGAAACTCAAACAGCAATGGTTGCGCGAGCTCGACCGGCTGGAGCCCGACCTGGTGATCAACACCGGGGACAACCTGTCGCATCAGAGAGCTGTGCCCGCTGTCGTCCAGTCGCTGGGCGGGCTGCTGTCGCGGCCGGGTCTGTTCGTATTCGGCAGCAACGACTACTTCGCGCCGGTTCCCAAGAACCCGCTGAAATACTTCGACAAAAACCACAAACGCGTCCACGGTGCTCCGCTGCCCTGGAAAGATCTGCGTGCGGCGTTCTCCGAGCGCGGGTGGCTGGATCTGACGCACACTCGCCGGGATATCGAGGTGGGCGGTATCCGTATCGCCAGCGCGGGCGTCGACGATCCGCATCTGCAGCGTGATCGCTACGACACCGTCGCCGGCGCCCCGAACCCGCTCGCCGATCTCCGGATCGGCTTGACGCACTCCCCGGAGCCGCGGGTACTGGACCGTTTCGCCGACGACGGCTACGACCTTGTCCTGGCCGGGCACACCCACGGCGGCCAGCTCTGTCTGCCCGGGTACGGCGCCCTGGTCACCAACTGCGATATCGATCGGTCGCGGGTCAAGGGTCCGTCCAAGTGGGGTGCCCACACCAGGCTGCACGTTTCGGCCGGTATCGGCACGTCACCATGGGCGCCCTATCGCTTCTGCTGCCGACCCGAGGCGACGCTGCTCACCCTGGTCGCCGTACCGCCCGAACAGCCGGTAACCAACTCCGGTCGCGGGCTCTCGACGTCGCAGGCAGTCGCCCGGTAG
- a CDS encoding glycerate kinase family protein: MSLRVPQRILVAPSGFKESLDAEPVAHAIAAGLRRVLPGVHVDLAPIADGGEGTAAMLAAATAGALHHLDVVGPVQTAVRAHWARLGPVAPDTAVVEVAAAAGLRHVPRDRRDPGATTTFGVGQLIAAALDAGVGTIVVGCGDSGTCDGGAGALQALGARILDDRGEEIGPGGGELGRAVQLDLSRLHPRLADAEVVVAGNPHNRLCGPHGVARIFGPQKGASPEQVEVLAAALEHWVAILERDGRAAGDLRFGPVTGASGGLGAGLAGGIGARLRSRFDALLDSGLTGADLDRRIAQADLVITAEGAIDLQTPHGKVPAEVARRARAHGVPVVALAGQLGEGAPLVHDVGIGAIASIIPVPMPLSQAVADVERLLTDAAERMMRMILVGGALSVRLGSGGNSRVRPPARRSTGPRIGARGRVGGQQR; this comes from the coding sequence ATGTCCCTCCGCGTTCCGCAGCGCATACTCGTCGCCCCGAGCGGGTTCAAGGAAAGTCTCGACGCCGAACCGGTGGCCCACGCCATCGCCGCCGGCCTGCGCCGGGTGTTGCCCGGTGTGCACGTGGATCTCGCCCCGATCGCCGACGGCGGTGAGGGCACCGCGGCGATGCTGGCCGCCGCGACTGCGGGTGCACTGCACCACCTCGATGTGGTGGGCCCGGTCCAGACCGCGGTACGCGCGCACTGGGCGCGACTGGGGCCGGTCGCGCCGGATACCGCCGTAGTCGAGGTGGCCGCCGCCGCGGGGCTACGGCATGTTCCCCGTGATCGCCGCGACCCCGGCGCCACCACCACCTTCGGGGTCGGTCAGCTCATCGCGGCCGCCCTCGACGCGGGAGTCGGCACGATCGTGGTGGGTTGCGGCGACTCCGGTACCTGCGACGGTGGCGCCGGCGCGCTGCAGGCGCTGGGCGCGCGCATCCTCGACGACCGAGGCGAGGAGATCGGCCCCGGCGGAGGCGAACTCGGCCGGGCGGTCCAGCTCGATCTGTCGCGGCTGCATCCACGCCTGGCCGACGCGGAGGTGGTGGTGGCCGGAAACCCACACAATCGGTTGTGCGGGCCGCACGGTGTCGCCCGGATCTTCGGACCGCAGAAGGGCGCCTCGCCGGAACAGGTCGAAGTACTCGCCGCGGCGCTGGAACACTGGGTCGCGATCTTGGAACGGGACGGCCGCGCGGCCGGTGACCTGCGTTTCGGGCCGGTCACCGGTGCCTCCGGCGGGCTGGGGGCCGGCCTGGCCGGTGGGATCGGTGCCCGGTTGCGCTCCCGGTTCGACGCACTGCTGGACTCCGGTCTCACCGGTGCCGATCTGGATCGCCGGATCGCTCAGGCGGATCTGGTGATCACCGCCGAGGGAGCGATCGACCTGCAGACCCCGCACGGCAAAGTGCCCGCCGAGGTCGCCCGGCGCGCGCGGGCGCACGGGGTACCAGTGGTCGCGCTGGCCGGGCAGCTCGGGGAGGGCGCGCCGCTGGTCCACGATGTGGGTATCGGCGCCATCGCCTCGATCATCCCGGTTCCGATGCCGCTGTCGCAGGCCGTCGCCGACGTCGAGCGCCTACTCACCGACGCCGCCGAACGGATGATGCGAATGATTCTGGTGGGCGGGGCGCTTTCGGTGCGCTTGGGCAGTGGCGGAAACAGTCGGGTCCGGCCGCCCGCCCGGCGCTCGACGGGGCCACGTATCGGTGCTCGCGGCCGGGTCGGGGGGCAGCAGCGGTGA
- a CDS encoding SLC13 family permease, whose protein sequence is MTEFRTVPRRPRLPAPQVSIATGDIPRVPLLAAVAGVLICLGFLAAAAAGDLGREGLITLVIFVVAIWMWVFAPVSDTYVALGAAVALVLAGPIDTETFTGTLGDSVIWLLVGSFLIAAAVTATGLSARVAARVLGLARSPRQLVHLLTVVLMVTTFAIPATSGRAALALPVFLSLAAVLRHRPQLVLALAVAIPSVILFSAVGSLLGAGAHLITSEIVATATGEGFHFLQWLVLGLPLAVVWSHLAAETALVIFADRAERRTPLALSANAFDEAAGTSVRGPLTGPQKRVILVLAAVVTLWCTEIWHGIDPAIVAVLGALVATAPKIGGTSLPTAVKTIPWTLLLFMAATLCLGIALTTSGASAWLGGLIFEPVQSLGPAATTVFLVLTVVVSLLAHLMIQSRSARSAVLVPIIVATAPAVGVDPLAAAFLSTAAAGFCHTMTSSAKPMAVFAESETVPGFRPEHLLRYSAVVAPLSIVLLLAFAVWVWPQLGLSPVA, encoded by the coding sequence GTGACCGAATTCCGTACCGTGCCGCGCCGGCCCCGGCTCCCGGCACCCCAGGTGTCCATCGCCACCGGCGACATCCCCCGGGTGCCGTTGCTCGCCGCCGTGGCAGGTGTCCTGATCTGCCTGGGATTCCTGGCCGCGGCCGCCGCGGGCGATCTCGGCCGCGAAGGGCTGATCACGCTGGTGATCTTTGTGGTGGCTATCTGGATGTGGGTTTTCGCGCCGGTTTCCGACACTTATGTGGCGCTGGGTGCCGCGGTGGCCCTGGTATTAGCGGGCCCGATCGATACCGAGACCTTCACCGGCACCCTCGGCGATTCGGTGATCTGGCTGCTGGTCGGCTCCTTCCTGATCGCCGCCGCCGTCACCGCCACCGGCCTGTCCGCCCGCGTCGCCGCCCGGGTGCTGGGCCTGGCCCGGTCGCCGCGCCAGCTGGTCCATCTGCTGACCGTGGTACTCATGGTGACCACGTTCGCGATCCCTGCGACATCGGGCCGGGCCGCACTGGCACTTCCGGTTTTCCTGTCACTGGCCGCAGTGCTTCGCCACCGGCCGCAGCTGGTGCTGGCACTCGCCGTCGCGATTCCGTCGGTGATCCTTTTCTCCGCAGTGGGTTCGCTACTGGGCGCGGGCGCGCACCTGATCACCAGCGAGATCGTGGCCACGGCTACAGGCGAGGGGTTCCATTTCCTGCAGTGGCTGGTCCTGGGCCTGCCGCTCGCGGTGGTCTGGTCTCATCTGGCGGCGGAGACAGCACTCGTGATCTTCGCCGATCGCGCCGAGCGCCGGACACCCCTGGCACTCTCGGCAAACGCCTTCGACGAGGCGGCCGGTACCTCCGTCCGCGGACCGCTGACCGGCCCCCAGAAGCGCGTGATCCTCGTACTCGCCGCGGTGGTCACGCTGTGGTGCACCGAGATATGGCACGGGATCGATCCGGCCATTGTCGCTGTGCTCGGGGCGTTGGTGGCCACCGCGCCGAAGATCGGCGGGACCAGCCTGCCGACCGCCGTGAAAACCATTCCCTGGACCCTGCTGCTGTTCATGGCGGCCACGCTGTGCCTCGGTATAGCGCTGACCACCAGTGGGGCTTCCGCTTGGCTGGGCGGTCTGATCTTCGAACCGGTGCAGTCGCTCGGACCTGCCGCCACCACCGTGTTCCTGGTTCTCACGGTGGTGGTGTCGCTGCTCGCCCATCTGATGATCCAGTCGCGTTCGGCGCGATCAGCGGTGCTGGTGCCGATCATCGTCGCCACCGCGCCGGCGGTGGGTGTCGATCCATTGGCCGCCGCTTTCTTGTCTACGGCCGCCGCGGGCTTCTGTCACACCATGACCAGCTCGGCGAAACCGATGGCCGTCTTCGCCGAATCGGAAACTGTGCCGGGTTTCCGGCCCGAACATCTGCTGCGCTATTCCGCCGTCGTCGCGCCGCTGTCGATCGTGCTGCTCCTCGCATTCGCGGTCTGGGTCTGGCCGCAGCTGGGACTGAGCCCTGTCGCCTGA
- a CDS encoding response regulator transcription factor, producing MSRILIAEDDVHIVAFVGKGLRAAGYTTEHVADGETALLMARSGSFDMVILDIGLPAMDGFTVLRRLRGEGVRTPVVVLTARDSVDDTVAGLEGGANDYMTKPFQFAELLARVRVRLQDETTAGAPSDSLSHNDLSLDLRSRRVHVDGRVVDLTAREFGLLEVFLRHPDQVLSREQILGQVWGYDFDPASNVVDVYVRALRGKIGARRLQTVRGMGYRLS from the coding sequence ATGAGCCGAATCCTGATCGCCGAAGACGATGTGCACATTGTGGCCTTCGTCGGCAAGGGGCTGCGTGCGGCGGGATACACCACCGAGCACGTCGCCGACGGCGAGACCGCGCTGCTGATGGCCCGCTCCGGTTCGTTCGACATGGTGATCCTCGATATCGGGCTACCGGCCATGGATGGTTTCACCGTGCTGCGCCGACTGCGCGGTGAAGGTGTCCGGACGCCGGTGGTGGTGCTCACCGCGCGAGACAGCGTCGACGATACGGTCGCGGGTCTCGAAGGCGGCGCCAACGACTACATGACGAAGCCGTTCCAGTTCGCGGAACTACTGGCGCGGGTGCGGGTGCGGCTACAGGACGAGACCACTGCCGGTGCGCCCTCGGATTCGCTGTCACACAACGATCTGAGCCTCGACCTACGGTCGCGGCGCGTCCACGTCGACGGCCGGGTGGTGGATCTCACCGCCCGCGAATTCGGCCTGCTCGAGGTCTTTCTCCGGCATCCCGACCAAGTGCTGAGCCGGGAGCAGATCCTCGGGCAGGTGTGGGGCTACGACTTCGATCCCGCCTCCAATGTGGTCGATGTCTATGTGCGCGCCCTGCGCGGCAAGATCGGCGCCCGGCGGCTGCAGACCGTGCGCGGGATGGGGTACCGGCTCTCGTGA
- a CDS encoding sensor histidine kinase: MIEPAPTLPVVTQELFPLRPPPPAPEPESLRPAGADSMARRRGSRLPARWKITAWIMLTTFVLLVVVLVTARNLLLRDVDTRANADIAQEADEFRTFADEGVDPTTTRPFISVERLLEIYLLRQSPIDGEVMVGVVDGAQVGGLRGNVPAAVAADPALFTAVTASERTSGVVVSPAGEMRWGRVDVESGSSRGAFVVAAFTEIGRAGVDRTMHIITAVSFAGLALTTGIAYLVAGRILLPVRTVRAVAAEIGETDLTGRVPVEGRDDIAALAHTFNDMLDRLEHAYTTQRQFVDDAGHELRTPITVVRGHLELLPEDPEERRRTLALVDSELARMGRLVSDLLMLAKAEQPDFVVRRPIDIAQTMLDIESKVQALGERRWHLMEVAEGTAWIDVQRVTQAMLQLAANAVAHSADGTTVQLGSRFDGDEQGRTLSLWISDRGPGVTPEDAPVIFDRFRRGRPADRSGADRRTGAGLGLAIVRAIADAHSGSAWVRSVPGDGATFGLDLPADPAHPVGRVTTEPNDRKR, encoded by the coding sequence ATGATTGAGCCTGCCCCCACCCTTCCCGTCGTCACCCAGGAGTTGTTTCCACTGCGGCCACCGCCTCCGGCCCCGGAACCCGAATCGCTGCGTCCGGCCGGTGCCGATTCGATGGCGCGCCGACGCGGGTCGCGGCTGCCCGCCCGCTGGAAGATCACCGCCTGGATCATGCTCACGACGTTCGTGCTGCTGGTCGTGGTGCTGGTGACCGCCCGTAACCTGCTGCTGCGCGATGTCGATACGCGTGCCAACGCCGATATCGCGCAGGAAGCCGACGAGTTCCGCACCTTCGCGGACGAGGGCGTAGACCCGACCACCACCCGGCCGTTCATCTCGGTCGAACGCCTGCTCGAGATCTATCTGCTGCGACAGTCGCCGATCGACGGCGAAGTGATGGTGGGTGTGGTGGACGGTGCGCAGGTCGGCGGTCTGCGCGGCAACGTGCCGGCGGCGGTGGCCGCGGACCCCGCCCTGTTCACCGCGGTGACCGCGTCGGAGCGGACCTCCGGGGTGGTGGTATCCCCGGCGGGGGAGATGCGCTGGGGCCGGGTGGATGTGGAATCGGGCAGCAGCCGCGGGGCGTTCGTGGTCGCCGCGTTCACCGAGATCGGACGCGCGGGCGTCGATCGGACGATGCACATCATCACCGCGGTGTCGTTCGCCGGACTTGCCTTGACCACCGGCATCGCCTATCTGGTGGCAGGGCGGATCTTGTTGCCGGTCCGGACAGTGCGGGCGGTGGCGGCCGAGATCGGCGAAACCGATCTCACCGGACGTGTGCCGGTGGAGGGGCGTGACGATATCGCTGCGCTGGCGCACACCTTCAACGACATGCTCGACCGGCTCGAACACGCCTATACGACCCAGCGCCAGTTCGTCGACGATGCAGGTCACGAACTACGGACGCCGATCACCGTGGTCCGGGGCCATCTCGAACTGCTACCCGAGGATCCCGAGGAGCGTCGCCGCACCCTGGCCCTGGTCGACTCCGAACTGGCTCGGATGGGGCGTCTCGTCTCCGATCTGCTCATGCTGGCGAAGGCCGAGCAACCGGATTTCGTGGTCCGACGTCCCATCGATATCGCCCAGACCATGCTGGATATCGAATCCAAGGTACAGGCGCTGGGGGAGCGACGCTGGCATCTGATGGAGGTCGCCGAGGGCACCGCCTGGATCGATGTTCAGCGGGTCACCCAGGCGATGCTGCAGCTCGCCGCAAATGCCGTCGCGCACAGCGCGGACGGGACCACTGTGCAGCTGGGTTCGCGGTTCGACGGGGACGAGCAGGGCCGCACGCTGTCGCTGTGGATATCCGACCGGGGGCCAGGTGTGACACCGGAGGATGCCCCGGTGATCTTCGATCGGTTCAGGCGCGGCCGCCCGGCCGACAGGTCCGGCGCCGACCGCCGGACCGGTGCCGGCCTGGGGCTGGCCATCGTGCGTGCCATCGCCGACGCGCATTCCGGGTCGGCCTGGGTACGCAGTGTGCCCGGCGACGGTGCCACCTTCGGGCTGGATCTGCCGGCCGACCCCGCGCATCCGGTGGGCCGCGTTACCACTGAACCGAACGACCGCAAGAGGTAG